The genomic stretch CTTGATAGTTCTGCGCCACTAATTGCGCTGCTTGCTGAGTAATTCCCGACAGTACTGGGTCAACGGCACCGAGTAATAAATTCGCGCTATAGCCGCCTGAAACACCAGCAAATGCCGCGGCCAAACCGGCCAGCGGATGTCGTCCAAGACTATGAAATATTACCGCCGCTAAAGGTATAAGTACGACATAGCCCAACTCACCAGCGGTATTAGAAATCACTCCCGCAAAAACAATGCATAAAGTCACCAATTTAGCAGGCGCACCAATAATAATTTTACGCATTAGTGCCGATATTAAACCAGAGCGTTCAGCGATACCGACGCCCAATAAGGCAACCAGTACCGTGCCTAGAGGCGCGAATTGAATAAAATTACTGACTAAGGACGTGAGAATCCGATGCAGCCCAGCGAGGGTGCAGAGACTGATCACCGAAATACTGCCAGACAGCTCTCGACCCGGACTGCCTAAAGGGCGTGGGTCATTTACTGAGAGCTCAAAAAATGCCGCAATCCCACTCAACAGTACGACGGCGATACTGAGGTATAAAAATAATAAAACGGGGTTAGGCAAGGCGTTGCCAGCTCGCTCAATCGTAGCTAAACAACGCATGACTATATTGGCTTTAACGACCTGCCCTTGCTGCATCAAGACGCTCCTGCTGAACCGAAGATGACTCAGCTTCTCCTCCGAGCGCCGAGACCAGATCTGATAGCATAGAATGAAGTTCTTGCGCCATCAAACAAAAGTCTACATCAAATTGCTCTGCTGCGGTTTGCACATCGGTTTGCTGTAACTGATC from Pseudomonadales bacterium encodes the following:
- a CDS encoding AbgT family transporter codes for the protein MQQGQVVKANIVMRCLATIERAGNALPNPVLLFLYLSIAVVLLSGIAAFFELSVNDPRPLGSPGRELSGSISVISLCTLAGLHRILTSLVSNFIQFAPLGTVLVALLGVGIAERSGLISALMRKIIIGAPAKLVTLCIVFAGVISNTAGELGYVVLIPLAAVIFHSLGRHPLAGLAAAFAGVSGGYSANLLLGAVDPVLSGITQQAAQLVAQNYQVGAEANWYFMLASTFLVTLSAYAVTEYIVEPSLGRYQIQEASAKQQQAITAELSDAALSDLENKALKRAAIVAVLFFIVLALTVLPEHGILLNPATGKLAGSPFLQSIVAFIFLFFTLTGMTYGYSVGSFKRQDDI